GAGTGGTGGCGTGATCGCCGCCGGTGGTGCGGACGCCGTCTACAACTACGGGCCGTCCGTCATGCTCGACCGCGGGCAGACCCGGATGTGGTGGTGCAGCCAGTACGGCGGCGCCGGACCCGCCGGCGACGACATCCTGTACGCCCAGGCCCAGTCGATCGACGGGCCGTTCGCCGGGCCCGGCGGCGGGATCCCGGCCGCCGTCTTCTCCGGCGCGCCCGGGCAGTTCGACGGCATGCACACCTGCGACCCGTCGGTGCTGCGCGTCGGCTCGACGTACTACCTCTACTACACCGGCGCGGCAGGCGACCACGCGCTCGGCAACGCCGTCGGGCTCGCCACCAGCGCGGACGGCGTGCACTGGACCCGCGCGGCGGGCGGGAAGCCGATCCTCGGACCGTCGCACGACGTGCACCGCGCCAACGTCTACGGCGCGGGCCAGCCCTCGGCCGTCTACCTCGACGGCTGGTTCTACCTGATGTTCACCGACACCACCGGCCGCGCCGCGGCGTGGAACGGCGCCGGGCAGTTCGTGCTCCGGTCGCACGACCCCGCGTTCGGGGCCGGCGTCCAGGCCCTCGACGTCGGCGGGTTCGTGCCGGTGGCCACGACCGCCGCGCCGCGCGGCCGGTCGGTGGTCGAGGGGTTCAGCGCGGACCTGATGTGGGTGGGCGCGCTCGACGCGTTCGTCATCGCGCACGAGACCGACACCGGGACGACGCTGACTTTCTGGACCGCGGACTTCACCGAGAACCCGTACCGGGCGGTCGTCATCCCGGGCCCCTGGAAGGAAGGGCCGGGGCTGGTGCGCCGCGCGGACGGGCACGCGCCGCTGTCGTCGGCCGCGCCGTGCGACCGGGTGCCGTTCGACGTCGTGCGCGCCACCGCGATCGGCGGGGCCGGCGCGCCGACCGCCCTGCGGCACTTCGGGCTCGACCTGGTGGGGAGCCAGGCCTGCGCGAACCCGGGCCGGGTGGCCGCCACGTTCGACGGCGTGACGATGCCGTCGCCGGACCGGACGATGGACCTGGTCCGCGCCGGGCAGCGGGTGCGGGTCGACCGGCGCAGCGTGGCCGCGGCCCTGGCCGGCGAGCTGCTGGAGAAGGAATCGCCCGAGGTGGCGGCACTGCCGGTGGCGACGCGGCTGCGCTCGGGCGCGGAGTCGGTCCGGGCTCCGGGCCGCGGCCTGGCACTGGTCCTCGACGACCGCCGCCTGTGGGGAGTCCCGGACGCGACGATCGTGGCCGGCAACGGCTCGGCGGCCCACCCGGTGACGGACGCCCAATGGGACGGCTACCCGCAAGGCGCCTCACTGGTCGGCTGACGCCGGAGGCGCGCGCGGTGCTCATCGGCGGGAACCGACGCCGCGCTGCGGTGGGAAACCGCGTGCTAGGTGCGGGGTTCCCCGCTGCGAGGCCGCATCCGCGGAGAAGGTCGCGGCGAGGGTTCCGGGTCGTCCGCCCTGACCCGCCGACGAGGCTGAGGCGAGGCTTCCGAGCCGTCCACCCGGACCCGCCGGCGCGGACGCGGTGAAGGCGCGGGCGAAGCCGAAGAACCCTCGCGCTCCGCATCGTCCTCCTCCGACGGCCGGGTCCGCCCGATCCGCCCACCCACGAAAAGCCCCAGCCCGGCCGGCACCAGCACCAGCAGCGCCGAAAACGCCGCCCCGCCGGTCAACGCCCCGCCCAGCTCCGACACGCCCGTCTGGTCGACGAACACCGCCCGCCCGATCACGTACAGGATCCCCGACACGACCCCCGCCACCAGCGCCGCGATGAACCACGCGCGGCCGCGGTCGGGGACGTCGCGCCAGGCGTCCAGGGCGCTCCACAGCGCTGCCGCGCCGACCAGGGCCGCCAGGGTCAGGGACACCATCAGCGTCTGGTCCGTCGGGTGGTACACGGCGTACTTGGCCAGCAGCGTCAGCGCGACGCCGTGGAGCACCGCCATCCCGAGTCCGCGGATCACCCAAGCGCTCATCCTGCGGAGTGTAGGCCAGGTTACTGGCGAGTCGCTTCGCCAGCGCCCACTAGGCTGGGGACGTGCCCGAAACCCATGGACGACGCCGGGCGGCGCTGCGCGGGCTTCTGACCGAAGCCGGTGTCGACGCGCTGCTGGTCACCGATCTGCTCAACATCCGCTACCTCACCGGGTTCACCGGCTCGAACGCCGCCGTGCTGCTGCACGCCGAGGGCGACGGGAAGACGCTCTTCTGCACGGACGGCCGCTACACGACCCAGTCGGCCGCCGAGGTGCCCGACCTGGACAAGGTCGTCGACCGGGCCAGCGCCGCCGCCCTCGTCGCGAGAGCCGCGAAGGACGCCAGGACATACGGCCGCGTCGGCTTCGAGAGCCAGCACGTCAGCGTCGAAGAGTACGAGTCCCTCAAGAAGGACGCCGCCCTCGAGCGCACCCCCGGGCTGGTCGAGCGGCTCCGGCTGGTGAAGGACGAAGCCGAGATCGAGGCGCTGCGCCAGGCCTGCGCCGCCGCCGACCGGGCGCTGGACGACCTCGTCGCCGCCGGCGGCCTGCGGCCCGGCCGGACCGAGCTGGAAATCGCCCGTGACCTGGAGAACCGGATGCTGGAGCACGGGTCGGCCGAGCCCAGTTTCGCCTCCATCATCGCCGCCGGCGCGCACTCGGCCATCCCGCACCACCAGCCGACGCACGCCCAGCTGAAGCGCGGCGACTTCGTCAAGCTGGACTTCGGCGCGACCGTCGACGGCTACCACTCCGACATGACCCGCACCTTCGTCCTCGGCGAACCCGCGGACTGGCAGCGGGAGGTGTACGACCTCGTGCACGCCGCCCAGGCGGCCGGGGTCCGCGCCGTCGTGCCGGGCACCGAGGTGTCCGATGTGGACGCCGCGGCGCGCGGGGTGATCGCGGACGCCGGGCACGGCGAGCACTTCGCGCACGGTCTCGGCCACGGCGTCGGCCTGCAGATCCACGAGGCGCCCAGCTTCGCCGCGACGGGCGTCGGTACACTGTCCGCCGGTATGGCGGTCACCGTCGAGCCCGGCGTCTACCTCGCGGGGCGCGGTGGCGTGCGCATCGAGGACACGCTCGTCGTGCGGGCTGGGGAGCCCGAACTCCTCACCCTGAGCACCAAGAACCTCGTGGTCGTCTGACAGCGGCCGCGAACCGTAGATCGACACAGGAGACTGCAAGCTCGTGGCCACGACCAACGACCTGAAGAACGGGCTCGTCCTCAACCTCGAGGGCCAGCTGTGGACCGTCACCGCGTTCCAGCACGTCAAGCCGGGCAAGGGCGGCGCCTTCGTGCGCACGACGCTCAAGCACGTGCTCACCGGCAAGGTGGTCGACAAGACGTTCAACGCGGGCACGAAGGTCGAGACGGCCACGGTGGACCGCCGGAACATGACCTACCTGTACAAGGACGGCCAGGACTTCGTGTTCATGGACGGTGACACCTACGACCAGATCACGGTGCTGGCCGCGGTCGTCGGCGACAACGCCAACTACATGCTCGAGAACACCGAGGTCCAGGTCGCGGTGCACGAGAACGAGGCGCTCTACGTCGAGCTCCCGACCTCGGTCGAGATCGTCATCCAGCACACCGACCCGGGCCTGCAGGGCGACCGCTCCACCGGCGGCACCAAGCCGGCGACGCTGGAGACCGGCGCGGAGATCCAGGTCCCGCTGTTCCTGTCCACCGGCGAGAAGATCAAGGTCGACACCCGCGACGGCCGTTACCTGGGCCGCGTCTCCAGCTGATGCCGACGTCGAAGCCCCACCCCAACCGCGGCGGCGCGATCAGCCGCAGGCAGGCGCGCCGTCGCGCGGTGGAAATGCTGTACGAGGCCTCGCAGCGCGACGCCGACGCGGTCACGCTGCTGGCCGACCGGGTCGGCGCGACCGAGGTCGACCCGATCGGGGACTACACGATCAGCCTGGTCGAGGGCGTGACCGCCCGGAAGACGCAGATCGACGAGCTGCTGGCCGAGCACGCGCAGGGCTGGACCCTGGAGCGGATGCCGAAGGTCGACCTCGCGGTGCTGCGGGTCGGGGTCTACGAGCTGCTCTGGGCCGAGGACGTGCCGGACCCGGTCGCGATCGACGAGGCCGTCGGCCTGGCGAAGGAACTCTCCACGGACGATTCGCCGCGGTTCGTCAACGGCGTGCTGGGCCGGATCGGCACGATCGCCGACCGCCTCCGCGCCGTCCTGTAGGTCTGCTGCGAGCCCCCCGACGAAGTCAGTGAGCGTCTCCGGTGCCCCCACCGGGAACGCTCACTGCTGTCGGCACAGCACACCCGGAATCAGTCCTCCTTGGACGGCCGCGCCTCCGGCGGGAGCACACCCCAGTCGATGAGCTGCTCGGTGAGCTCGCCCGGGGTCATGTCGTAGATGATCGCCAGGGACCGCAGGTCCTCGGTGCGGATCGAGAGCACCTTGCCGTTGTAGTCGCCGCGCTGGCTCTGGATCGTCGCCGCGTAGCGGGCCAGCGGGCCCACCTTTTCGGCCGGCAGCTGCTGCAGGCGCTCGAGGTTGATCACGATCTTGGTGGCGGGCTCCGCGCCGGAGGGGACCCGGCCCTCGGGCAGCAGCTCGACCACCGGCACGCCGTAGAAGTCGGCCAGCTCGGCCAGCTTCTGCACGGTGACGGCACGGTCGCCACGCTCGTACGAGCCGACGACGACGGCCTTCCAGCGCCCACCGGACTTCTGCTCGACCCCGTGCAGGGACAGGCCCTGCTGCTGGCGGATCCCGCGGAGCTTGGCCCCGAGCGCCTTGGCGTAATCGCCCATCTGGTCGTTCTCCGTTCTCCACCCCCTCCCGGTCGGGGTGACCGGTCCAGGGGACTCTTCGAGTCGAATACTCAGAGTAATGGTTACGCATTGTTGTCACCAGGTCAAGCAGGAGCTTGCCGCGAATCACGCCACACCACCCGTAAGACTGAGCAAAGTGCCTGCTACTGTCGGTGGGAAAGCCCCGACCAGCAGGGGAACAGACGTCCTTTAAGGACCCGTCCGGTGAGGCGGGGAAGGAGTCCGAAGTGTCGTCACGTCCGCGTGGCGCGGCTGGTTCGGCCGGGGAGCGCGAGCTCCTGACGGCCGGCGATGTCGCGCGCACGATCGCCCGAATGGCCCATCAGGTCATCGAAAAGACCGCGAACGGTGCGGAGAGCACTACCCCGCCCGTGTTGCTCGGGATCCCCAGCCGCGGCACTCCCCTCGCGGCCCGCCTCGCCGACAAGATCGGCGAGTTCTCCGGAGTCCGCCCGCCGACCGGCGCCCTCGACGTCACCCTCTACCGGGACGACCTCCGCCGCCGCCCGCCGCGCGCGCTCGAACAGACGCAGCTGCCCGCCGACGGCATCGACGACCGGGTGGTGATCCTGGTCGACGACGTCCTCTTCTCCGGCCGCACGATCCGGGCCGCGCTCGATGCCCTCCGTGATCACGGCCGCCCCCGCGCGGTGCAGCTGGCCGTCCTCGTCGACCGAGGTCACCGTGAGCTGCCGATCCGCGCCGACTACGTGGGCAAGAACGTGCCGACCGCCCGCACCGAGGGCGTGTCCGTCCTGCTGGCCGAGATCGACGGCCGCGACGCGGTACTGCTCCGTCCCTCGGAAAGCGGCCCGACCGAAGAAGTACCTGGAGAAGACTCGTGAAGCACCTGCTCGCCACCGACGGGCTGGACCCGGCGCTGGCCACGGCCGTGCTGGACACCGCCGACGAGCTGAAGCACACCCTGCTCGGCCGTGAGGTCAAGAAGCTGCCGACGCTGCGCGGCCGCACGGTGATCACCCTGTTCTACGAAAACTCGACGCGCACGCGGGTCTCGTTCGAGATCGCCGGGAAGTGGATGAGCGCCGACGTGATCAACGTCTCCGCGTCCAGCTCCTCGGTCAACAAGGGCGAGTCCCTGCGTGACACGGCGTTGACGCTGGCCGCCGCGGGCGCCGACTGCGTGATCGTCCGGCACCCCGCCAGCGGTGCCGCCCAGCGGCTCTCGGAGTGGCTCGCCGAGCCCGGCACGTCGGTGGTCAACGCCGGCGACGGCACCCACGAGCACCCGACGCAGGCGCTGCTCGACGCGGCGACCCTGCGCGAGCGGCTCGGTTCGCTCAAGGACCGCCGGATCGCGATCGTCGGTGACGTCCTGCACAGCCGCGTCGCCCGCTCGAACATCCACCTGCTCTCCGCGCTCGGCGCCGAAGTGGTTCTCGTCGCGCCGCCGACGTTGCTGCCCTACGGCGTCGAAAGCCTGCCGGTGACCGTCTCGCACGACCTCGACGCCGAGCTGCCCGCGGTCGACGCGGTGATGATGCTGCGGGTCCAGGCCGAGCGCATGCACGGCGGGTTCTTCCCGAGCGCCCGCGAGTACTCGATCGCGTACGGCCTCTCGGAGAAGCGGCAGAAGCTGCTGCCGGAGCACGCGGTCGTCCTGCACCCCGGCCCGATGCTGCGCGGGATGGAGATCGCGAGCGCGGTCGCCGACTCCCCGGCCTCGGCCATCACCGAACAGGTCCGCAACGGCGTCCACGTGCGCATGGCGGTCCTCTACCACCTGCTGGCCAGCGAAGGAGCCGCCGCGTGAGCACCGTGATCAAGGGCGCCCGCCCCTACGGCGAAGGCGACCCGGTCGACGTCCTGATCGAGGACGGCGTGATCACCGCGATCGGCGCGGTGGACGTCCCGGAGGGCGCCGAAATCGTCGAAGCGGGCGGCCAGGTGCTGCTGCCGGGGTTCGTCGACCTGCATACCCACCTGCGCGAACCCGGCCGCGAGGACACCGAGACGATCGAGACCGGCTCGGCCGCGGCGGCGCTCGGCGGCTACACCGCCGTGTTCGCCATGGCCAACACCGACCCCGTCGCCGACAACGCCGTGATCGTCGACCACGTGTGGCGCCGCGGGCAGGAGGTCGGCCTGGTCGACGTCCACCCGGTCGGCGCGGTCACCGTCGGGCTCAAGGGCGAGAAGCTCGCCGAACTGGGCACGATGGCGAAGTCGCAGGCCCAGGTGAAGGTCTTCTCCGACGACGGCCTCTGCGTCGCCGACCCGCTGCTGATGCGCCGCGCGCTGGAGTACTCGACCGCGCTGGACGTCGTCATCGCGCAGCACGCCGAGGAGCCGCGGCTGACCGTAGGCGCCCAGGCCCACGAGGGCGAGCGCGCGGCCCGGCTCGGCTACACCGGCTGGCCGGCCGCCGCGGAAGAGTCCATCGTGGCCCGCGACTGCCTGCTGGCCCGGCACGCGAACGCGCGGCTGCACGTCTGCCACGTGTCCACTTCGGGCACCGCGGACGTCCTGGCCTGGGCGAAGGACCGCGGCACCAAGGTGTCGGCCGAGGTCACGCCGCACCACCTGCTGCTCACCGACGAGCGCCTGGCCACCTACGACCCGGTCAACAAGGTGAACCCGCCGCTGCGCACGGAGTCCGACGCGGAGAAGTTGCGGACGGCGTTGGCCGAGGGCGTCATCGACTGCGTCGCCACCGACCACGCCCCGCACGCGGTGCAGGACAAGGACACCGAGTGGAGCGCGGCCCGGCCGGGCATGCTCGGGCTGCAGACGGCACTGTCCATCGTGGCCGAGACCATGGTCCGCACCGGGCTGCTCGACTGGCGCGGCGTCGCCCGCGTCATGAGCGAGCGCCCCGCGGAGATCGGGAACCTGGCCGACCAGGGCCGCCCGATCGCCGTCGGCGAGCCGGCGAACCTGACGCTGGTCGACCCGGACGCCGAGTGGACGGTCCGCGGCGCGGAGCTGGCCAGCATCGCCGCCAACACCCCGTACGAGGGAATGCGGCTCCCCGGTGTGGTGACCGCGACGCTGCTGCGCGGGCGGCTCACCGCGCGGGACGGGAAGGTCTGCTGATGGAACGCCTTTGGCTGGTGCTGGCGATCGTCGCCTTCTTCCTGCTCTGCCTGTGGGGCATGTACGTCGGCTGGCGGCGCAAGGCGCGCTCGCAGAGCGTGCGGGTGCCGCCGTTCCCCGCCATCCCCGCGGAGCCGGGGGACGTCCTGCTGGAGTCCACCGGTGTCTACGTCGCGACGACGTTCGCGGGG
The window above is part of the Amycolatopsis camponoti genome. Proteins encoded here:
- a CDS encoding beta-xylosidase, with amino-acid sequence MLASVLAGLLVAGCTEGYAQPQAAGDNPAIAGGKTGSPPRPVDVKLASGDPRESGGVIAAGGADAVYNYGPSVMLDRGQTRMWWCSQYGGAGPAGDDILYAQAQSIDGPFAGPGGGIPAAVFSGAPGQFDGMHTCDPSVLRVGSTYYLYYTGAAGDHALGNAVGLATSADGVHWTRAAGGKPILGPSHDVHRANVYGAGQPSAVYLDGWFYLMFTDTTGRAAAWNGAGQFVLRSHDPAFGAGVQALDVGGFVPVATTAAPRGRSVVEGFSADLMWVGALDAFVIAHETDTGTTLTFWTADFTENPYRAVVIPGPWKEGPGLVRRADGHAPLSSAAPCDRVPFDVVRATAIGGAGAPTALRHFGLDLVGSQACANPGRVAATFDGVTMPSPDRTMDLVRAGQRVRVDRRSVAAALAGELLEKESPEVAALPVATRLRSGAESVRAPGRGLALVLDDRRLWGVPDATIVAGNGSAAHPVTDAQWDGYPQGASLVG
- a CDS encoding B-4DMT family transporter codes for the protein MSAWVIRGLGMAVLHGVALTLLAKYAVYHPTDQTLMVSLTLAALVGAAALWSALDAWRDVPDRGRAWFIAALVAGVVSGILYVIGRAVFVDQTGVSELGGALTGGAAFSALLVLVPAGLGLFVGGRIGRTRPSEEDDAEREGSSASPAPSPRPRRRVRVDGSEASPQPRRRVRADDPEPSPRPSPRMRPRSGEPRT
- a CDS encoding M24 family metallopeptidase produces the protein MPETHGRRRAALRGLLTEAGVDALLVTDLLNIRYLTGFTGSNAAVLLHAEGDGKTLFCTDGRYTTQSAAEVPDLDKVVDRASAAALVARAAKDARTYGRVGFESQHVSVEEYESLKKDAALERTPGLVERLRLVKDEAEIEALRQACAAADRALDDLVAAGGLRPGRTELEIARDLENRMLEHGSAEPSFASIIAAGAHSAIPHHQPTHAQLKRGDFVKLDFGATVDGYHSDMTRTFVLGEPADWQREVYDLVHAAQAAGVRAVVPGTEVSDVDAAARGVIADAGHGEHFAHGLGHGVGLQIHEAPSFAATGVGTLSAGMAVTVEPGVYLAGRGGVRIEDTLVVRAGEPELLTLSTKNLVVV
- the efp gene encoding elongation factor P; amino-acid sequence: MATTNDLKNGLVLNLEGQLWTVTAFQHVKPGKGGAFVRTTLKHVLTGKVVDKTFNAGTKVETATVDRRNMTYLYKDGQDFVFMDGDTYDQITVLAAVVGDNANYMLENTEVQVAVHENEALYVELPTSVEIVIQHTDPGLQGDRSTGGTKPATLETGAEIQVPLFLSTGEKIKVDTRDGRYLGRVSS
- the nusB gene encoding transcription antitermination factor NusB is translated as MPTSKPHPNRGGAISRRQARRRAVEMLYEASQRDADAVTLLADRVGATEVDPIGDYTISLVEGVTARKTQIDELLAEHAQGWTLERMPKVDLAVLRVGVYELLWAEDVPDPVAIDEAVGLAKELSTDDSPRFVNGVLGRIGTIADRLRAVL
- the bldD gene encoding transcriptional regulator BldD, with protein sequence MGDYAKALGAKLRGIRQQQGLSLHGVEQKSGGRWKAVVVGSYERGDRAVTVQKLAELADFYGVPVVELLPEGRVPSGAEPATKIVINLERLQQLPAEKVGPLARYAATIQSQRGDYNGKVLSIRTEDLRSLAIIYDMTPGELTEQLIDWGVLPPEARPSKED
- the pyrR gene encoding bifunctional pyr operon transcriptional regulator/uracil phosphoribosyltransferase PyrR, with protein sequence MSSRPRGAAGSAGERELLTAGDVARTIARMAHQVIEKTANGAESTTPPVLLGIPSRGTPLAARLADKIGEFSGVRPPTGALDVTLYRDDLRRRPPRALEQTQLPADGIDDRVVILVDDVLFSGRTIRAALDALRDHGRPRAVQLAVLVDRGHRELPIRADYVGKNVPTARTEGVSVLLAEIDGRDAVLLRPSESGPTEEVPGEDS
- a CDS encoding aspartate carbamoyltransferase catalytic subunit: MKHLLATDGLDPALATAVLDTADELKHTLLGREVKKLPTLRGRTVITLFYENSTRTRVSFEIAGKWMSADVINVSASSSSVNKGESLRDTALTLAAAGADCVIVRHPASGAAQRLSEWLAEPGTSVVNAGDGTHEHPTQALLDAATLRERLGSLKDRRIAIVGDVLHSRVARSNIHLLSALGAEVVLVAPPTLLPYGVESLPVTVSHDLDAELPAVDAVMMLRVQAERMHGGFFPSAREYSIAYGLSEKRQKLLPEHAVVLHPGPMLRGMEIASAVADSPASAITEQVRNGVHVRMAVLYHLLASEGAAA
- a CDS encoding dihydroorotase, which codes for MSTVIKGARPYGEGDPVDVLIEDGVITAIGAVDVPEGAEIVEAGGQVLLPGFVDLHTHLREPGREDTETIETGSAAAALGGYTAVFAMANTDPVADNAVIVDHVWRRGQEVGLVDVHPVGAVTVGLKGEKLAELGTMAKSQAQVKVFSDDGLCVADPLLMRRALEYSTALDVVIAQHAEEPRLTVGAQAHEGERAARLGYTGWPAAAEESIVARDCLLARHANARLHVCHVSTSGTADVLAWAKDRGTKVSAEVTPHHLLLTDERLATYDPVNKVNPPLRTESDAEKLRTALAEGVIDCVATDHAPHAVQDKDTEWSAARPGMLGLQTALSIVAETMVRTGLLDWRGVARVMSERPAEIGNLADQGRPIAVGEPANLTLVDPDAEWTVRGAELASIAANTPYEGMRLPGVVTATLLRGRLTARDGKVC